One stretch of Clavelina lepadiformis chromosome 6, kaClaLepa1.1, whole genome shotgun sequence DNA includes these proteins:
- the LOC143461705 gene encoding coiled-coil domain-containing protein 157-like — protein sequence MTQLLGTKYCLESLQHDIKDVQDTIVEIISRVGSVQYQSWKFPDKHSMDVDVDGLLSEYAYEELDEERNEVVHVMLYDLLIDRLLFLFHCFTYFNEILLSVKSSPKSSSMRSISAGLTVKRSWGRLAQVAKVLKQFANQIEKEQLGNTRKPAHIRKSKSSDTDSVASDASDSSGALSKPFATMIHCSSQTSETAYVVCEVCDRTQTCLHEVGKSLVHVCKSQGLPTALEDYIAKQTDSSLMSIAELSRWKNLQKRDLSRIDRHLDSLMKQINPLKQNVSTAEKNEQKFKEEIARLQSISGRKLVEFQEEQRKYEYRFKENEKSLQKCISCLSDENEKLREEVSTLKSLMSDSKEELFKGRKALICLDNVNSQLKHETEERKECQAEIFRMKTVALELQEKLRSAENTLNTTKIHLEKEISRSKTIYNREEVVQKKHQSILIRFDELNEECEALRERLAVVEEEHDEQAEKMKRESATVNEQTSKLRSLEEQSSVVEKEKETMQKTINDLRLTAERLEEQVEKFTEREKLLVSYPDLQNTASINPTGTGDIIIDMEQQIKANNVRIDILKKENVNLMQTLSKISSRSNSDLDFASEAESLSSESMYQAQTVQLWKKSPSQEQWKSEKEGGAPARRENTYLFNAHSQSGNSFEKKTSPNVSPLRPFSGAGQRTNRAALTPNSRSKGALLKPWT from the coding sequence ATGACACAACTTTTGGGTACAAAGTATTGTCTTGAGAGTTTGCAACATGACATAAAAGATGTGCAGGATACAATTGTAGAAATCATTTCTCGAGTGGGAAGTGTGCAGTATCAATCATGGAAATTTCCAGATAAACACTCAATGGATGTTGACGTAGATGGATTGCTAAGTGAATATGCATATGAAGAGCTTGATGAAGAAAGAAATGAAGTCGTTCATGTCATGCTTTATGATTTACTAATTGATAgacttttgtttctttttcattGTTTCACGTATTTCAATGAGATCTTACTTAGTGTTAAGTCATCTCCTAAGTCCAGCAGTATGCGCTCGATATCTGCTGGTCTAACTGTCAAGAGAAGTTGGGGAAGGCTGGCACAGGTCGCAAAAGTATTGAAGCAATTTGCTAACCAAATAGAGAAGGAACAGTTAGGCAATACTCGGAAACCTGCACATataagaaaatcaaaatcaagtgataCGGATTCAGTTGCAAGTGATGCATCTGATTCAAGCGGTGCGCTTTCCAAACCTTTTGCAACTATGATTCATTGCAGCAGCCAAACAAGTGAAACAGCTTATGTTGTTTGTGAAGTTTGTGATAGGACTCAAACTTGTCTTCATGAAGTTGGAAAATCCTTGGTTCATGTCTGCAAATCCCAAGGACTGCCCACGGCACTTGAAGATTACATTGCCAAGCAGACAGATTCTTCACTGATGTCAATTGCCGAGCTCTCTCGGtggaaaaatttacaaaagaGAGATTTGTCTCGCATTGATCGTCACTTGGATTCACTAATGAAGCAAATCAACCCTCTAAAGCAAAATGTTTCTACCGCGGAGAAAAACgaacaaaaattcaaagaaGAGATTGCCAGGTTGCAATCAATCAGTGGCAGAAAGCTGGTCGAATTTCAGGAAGAGCAAAGAAAATATGAATACAGGTTTAAGGAGAATGAAAAGTCTTTACAAAAGTGCATTAGTTGCCTGtctgatgaaaatgaaaaattgcgTGAAGAAGTTTCCACTTTAAAGTCTTTAATGTCGGACTCAAAAGAAGAACTCTTCAAGGGACGAAAAGCTTTGATTTGTTTGGATAATGTTAACTCTCAACTGAAACATGAAACTGAAGAAAGAAAAGAGTGTCAAGCAGAAATTTTTCGAATGAAAACTGTAGCTTTAgaattgcaagaaaaattgCGAAGTGCTGAAAATACACTAAACACTACAAAAATCCACCTTGAAAAAGAAATAAGCCGCAGTAAAACCATATATAATCGTGAAGAGGttgtgcaaaaaaaacatcagAGCATTCTTATACGCTTTGATGAATTAAATGAGGAATGTGAAGCACTGAGGGAGAGACTGGCTGTTGTCGAAGAAGAGCACGATGAACAAGCAGAAAAAATGAAGCGGGAAAGTGCCACTGTAAATGAGCAAACATCCAAACTGAGATCCCTGGAAGAGCAATCCTCTGTTGTGGAAAAGGAAAAAGAAACCATGCAAAAGACCATAAATGATTTGCGGTTGACTGCTGAAAGACTGGAAGAGCAAGTTGAAAAGTTCACGGAGCGAGAAAAACTTCTTGTGTCTTATCCAGATTTACAAAACACAGCTAGTATAAATCCCACTGGCACTGGTGATATTATCATAGACATGgaacaacaaataaaagccAACAATGTTCGTATTGACAttcttaaaaaagaaaatgttaatCTGATGCAGACTCTTAGTAAGATCTCCTCGAGATCAAACTCAGATTTGGATTTTGCTTCAGAAGCTGAATCTTTATCTTCAGAGAGCATGTACCAAGCTCAGACAGTTCAGTTATGGAAGAAATCTCCATCACAAGAGCAGTGGAAGTCCGAAAAGGAAGGTGGTGCACCTGCTAGAAGAGAAAATACATATTTGTTCAATGCTCACTCTCAAAGTGGGAATTCTTTTGAAAAGAAGACAAGCCCAAATGTCTCACCTTTACGCCCTTTTTCTGGAGCAGGGCAAAGGACTAATAGAGCTGCCTTAACACCAAACTCACGAAGCAAAGGAGCTTTGTTAAAACCTTGGACATag